The genomic window GCCGCCGCGACGCCCCGGCCGTCGGCGATCCCGCCCGCCGCGACGATCGGCACCGCGTCGCCGACCGCGTCCGCGACCCGCGGCACGAGCGCGGTCGTCGCCACCTCGCTCTGGACGTGGCCGCCGGCCTCGAGCCCTTGCGTGACGACGACGTCGACGCCCGCATTCGCGGCCTCGCGCGCGGCCGCGGCGCTGCCGACGGTTTGCATCACCATCGCGCCGGCCTCGTGGACGCGGTCGACGTAGGGGGCCGCGTCGCCGAAGGAAAACGAGACGATCGGCGCGCCCGCCTCGAGGACGGTCTCGAGGCGGGCATCGGTGTCGACGACGGTCGTCGCGTCGTCCAGCACGAGGTTGACCGCGAACGGCCGATCGGTCCGGTCGCGAGTCTCGCGGGTCACTGCACGGGTCTCCTCGCGATCGCGCCACGTCACCGCGAGGTGGCCCAGTCCGCCGGCGTTCGAAACGGCCGCGGCGAGTTCCGGTGTCGTCGCGCTACCGATCGGCGCCTGGACGATCGGACGGTCGATCTCGAGCGCGTCACAGAGCGGTGTCCGGAGCGCCATGGTATGCGCCCCGGTTCTCGTCACTGCTATTTCACTTCCGGTGTTTCTCCTTCGTCACGACCCGGACGTTCTCGATGCCCGTCTCGGGATACTGGCCGTCGTCGTCCTTCTCGACGGCCTTGACCATGTCCCAGACGACGTTGAGGCCGGTCGTGACGCCCTCGAGGGCCTCCATCTCGCAGCCCGTCTTCCCGGTCGTCTCGACGGCCACCTCGAGTTCGACCCGGTCCTCGCGGAGGTCGAACGCGGTGTCGACGTTGGTGATCGGGATCTGGTGGCACATCGGAATCGTCTCCCAGGTGTGTTTGACGGCCTGAATCGCGCCGACGCGGGCGGTGGCGAGCACGTCGCCCTTGCCGATCTCGTCGTCGCGGATCGCCTCGACCGTCGACGGCTGCAGGCGGATCTCCCCGGCGGCGACCGCGCGGCGCTCGCTGTCGGGCTTGTCGCCGACGTCGACCATCTGGACGTCGCCCTCGTCGGTGGTGTGGGTGAGGTCGTCGGCCTCACCGTCGTTCGCGTCGCTCTCCCGTCGGTCGGATCCTTCGGCGCGGTCGCCCTCACTCATCGTCACCACCCCAGAGCACCGCGGGAAGTTCCGCGAGCATATCGGACGCGAGGAAGCCGTGTTCCTGCCGGTCGGCGAGTCGTTCGCCCGCGAGGCCGTTGACGTGGGCGCCCGCGGCGGCGGCGTCGAGCGGCTCGGCGTGCTCGAGCAGCGCGGCGACGATCCCGGCGAGCGTGTCGCCGGTGCCGCCGACCTTCATCCCGACGGTGCCCGAGCGGCTGATCCGCGTGCGCTCGCCGTCGGTGATCACGTCGTTTTCCCCCTTCGCGAGGACGATCTGTCCCAGCTCGGCCGCGAAGTCCTCGATCTCGTCGGCCGCGGCGGCGAGGTCGTCGGTGTCCGGGCCGCCCATCCGCGCGAGTTCGCCGCGGTTGGGCGTACAGACCAGCGTCGCCTCGGTCTCGATCTCGGGAACGACCTCGAGGGCGTCCGCGTCGACGACCGCCCGGCCGGTGTACTCCGAGAGGAACTGGCGGGTCGCCTCGAGCGTCTCGTCGGCGGTGCCGAGGCCGGGACCGATGACGACGACGTTGTCGTAGTTCTCGGCGGTCTCGAGGAGGTCGTCAGCCACCTCGGGCGTGAGCACGTCGCTCTCGTAGGACTGGACGATGAGGTCCTCGCTATAGCCCTGGATCTCGCCGGCGACGGAGTCGGGCGCGGCGACGAAGGCCAGTTCCGCACTGCTGCGGAGCGCGGCCTGGGCCGCCAGCGCCGGCGCGCCGGTGTAGGGGCCGCCGCCGATCACGTTCGGCCGTCCCTCGCGGGTGTCGGGCCGCGCGAGGTCGATATCGCCGGGGCCGACGTATCGCTCGGCCGCGGCGGGAATGCCGATGTCCGCGACGGTGATCTCCGCGTCGAGGTCCTCGAGGCCCGGCTTCGTATCGTGGAAGGTGACGACGCGGTCCGCCTCGACGCCGTTGTCGGCGTGGTCGCCGTCGTCGGCGTCGAAGCCGGAGGGGACGTCGACCGCGACGACGGTCGCGTCGGCCGCGTTGATTTCCGCGGCTGCAGTCGCCGCGGGCTCCCGGAGGTCGCCGCTGATCCCCGTCCCCAGCATCGCGTCGACGACCACGTCCGCGTCGGGGAGCTCGAACTGGCTCGAGTCCGTCACTTCTCGCGTGTCGTACTCGGCTTCCTCGAGGGCGTCCCAGTTCTCGCGAGCGATCTCCGTGCCGACGTTCGCGGCGCGACCGAGCAGGAGCGTCGTGACGTCGTACCGGTCGAGGAAGCGGGCGGCGACGAACGCGTCCCCGCCGTTGTTGCCCCGGCCGGCGACGATGGCGACTCGGTCGCCCGGCTCCGCGACGTCGCGGACCGCGCGGGCGACGGCGTTCCCGCTCGACTCCATCAACTGCTTTCGCGGCACGCCGAGCGCCGCGGCGTTCTCGTCGACGGCGCCCATCCGCTCGCCTGTGATCATGTCCAGGGGTTCGACGGGCCGTCCGTTCAACGTTGCGGACCGGTTGCACTCGGCCAAACACCGTTAGGCGATAGGGCCAACTCTCTCGAGCCCCAAGCGCCGGCGTGAACGTCTTCTGGCTCGACGAGGACCCGCGGCTCGCCGCGCGCTATCACTGCGACCAGCACGTCAACAAGCTGCTGCTCGAGGCGGCGCAGGTCTGCTGTACCGCGGCCCGGGAGAACGGCTACGAGGCCGACTTCCTCTACCGGTCGACCCACGTCGACCACCCCGTCACGAAGTGGGCGGCCGCGTCCCGCTCGAACTGGCTCCGCCTCCGGGAGCACGCCGCGGCGCTCAACGCCGAGTTCGTCGAGCGCTACGGGAAGGACGACGACCACGCCAGTTGGCAGGTGATCGAGCGCATCGACCCCGACGCGATCGGGTTCCCCGCCGACGAGCCGACGCCCCGGCCCCAGACGATGCCCGACGAGTACAAGCGGCCCGGCGACCCCGTCTCCGCCTACCGGGCCTACTACGCGGGCGAGAAGGCCGACTGGGCCGAGTGGAAGTACACCGAGGAGCCGCCGTGGCTCGAGACGTATCTGGTCGACACCGCGTGACCTCGGGTTCGAATCGCGCGACAGTCCTCGCGTCGCACGGCAGGTTTGCTGTCCGTTGCGATACACTTATCACGCGTAATGCTATCATTCTACTACGATGTTCCCGCCAGTCGCCGCTCGCGATTCGATCGTCTCTGACGACGTGAACCCCTTCACGCGAGCCTACAGGGAGGTCGTTATCTACGACGAACCGGTCGACGACGACCCGCTCTACGAGGGCCCGATCGTCGTCCACGCCAACGGCTGGATCGAACTCGAGGGGAACCGGCTGCTCTCGCCGCACGCGGTCCACCACATCGACGTCTACGACCATGAACGCGTCGAGTGAGAGGGCGATGAGACGAATGGCGGAACCGATCGACTGCCGTTTCGTGACGCCGATCCCCGTGCGACGGTTTCTCTATGGCAATTATTAATTTTCGATGTCAGAATTAAATCTCTGACTCCATAAATAGCTGCAGTTCGTAACCGGGACATGGACGCATACGAATCCGATGACGCTCTCGGAACCGCCTACGCCGACCACCCCGGGG from Haloterrigena sp. KLK7 includes these protein-coding regions:
- a CDS encoding nitronate monooxygenase, with amino-acid sequence MALRTPLCDALEIDRPIVQAPIGSATTPELAAAVSNAGGLGHLAVTWRDREETRAVTRETRDRTDRPFAVNLVLDDATTVVDTDARLETVLEAGAPIVSFSFGDAAPYVDRVHEAGAMVMQTVGSAAAAREAANAGVDVVVTQGLEAGGHVQSEVATTALVPRVADAVGDAVPIVAAGGIADGRGVAAALALGADGAWLGTRFVATEEANVHDAYQRRLRESDETDTAYTTLYDKGWPGMPHRVLENETLERWREAGEPPAGERPGEDETVAWTDSGNGDPIERYDEALATPDVAGDIDSMALYAGQSVGLTDDVRPAAAVLEELVAETREAVSQVVD
- the moaC gene encoding cyclic pyranopterin monophosphate synthase MoaC gives rise to the protein MSEGDRAEGSDRRESDANDGEADDLTHTTDEGDVQMVDVGDKPDSERRAVAAGEIRLQPSTVEAIRDDEIGKGDVLATARVGAIQAVKHTWETIPMCHQIPITNVDTAFDLREDRVELEVAVETTGKTGCEMEALEGVTTGLNVVWDMVKAVEKDDDGQYPETGIENVRVVTKEKHRK
- a CDS encoding NAD(P)H-hydrate dehydratase gives rise to the protein MITGERMGAVDENAAALGVPRKQLMESSGNAVARAVRDVAEPGDRVAIVAGRGNNGGDAFVAARFLDRYDVTTLLLGRAANVGTEIARENWDALEEAEYDTREVTDSSQFELPDADVVVDAMLGTGISGDLREPAATAAAEINAADATVVAVDVPSGFDADDGDHADNGVEADRVVTFHDTKPGLEDLDAEITVADIGIPAAAERYVGPGDIDLARPDTREGRPNVIGGGPYTGAPALAAQAALRSSAELAFVAAPDSVAGEIQGYSEDLIVQSYESDVLTPEVADDLLETAENYDNVVVIGPGLGTADETLEATRQFLSEYTGRAVVDADALEVVPEIETEATLVCTPNRGELARMGGPDTDDLAAAADEIEDFAAELGQIVLAKGENDVITDGERTRISRSGTVGMKVGGTGDTLAGIVAALLEHAEPLDAAAAGAHVNGLAGERLADRQEHGFLASDMLAELPAVLWGGDDE